AATTATTATCCTCAGATGTTGAATATCCCCTCTTTACCCTATCTGCGGTAACACTGATTTTTAATCAATTCGACAGAATCACTTAATGGCTTTTGTATTTATCAAAACTTCGTCGGCCACTTCCGGGCCGCATGAAGTACGCGAAGGATTTCTATGGTATTGTTCTTTACGCGGTATGGGATGATATAGGGAAGCCCTGAAATAACCAACTCACGCGTTCCTTCCACTCTTCCTGTGCGGCCCATAGCCGGGTGCTTTGCGAGTTGCTCTATGTGACTTAAGATGCTTCTCGCCACATCTTGTGCGGCATGAGAGTTATCATTTTCAATATATTTTCTAAGTTCTATAATATCTAAAAGAGCATCCTTAAACCATCTTATTCTCATTCCGGTGGTTTCTTTTCCTTATTAGTTCCCCATGTGTCAAGCC
The window above is part of the Nitrospirota bacterium genome. Proteins encoded here:
- a CDS encoding type II toxin-antitoxin system RelE/ParE family toxin — encoded protein: MRIRWFKDALLDIIELRKYIENDNSHAAQDVARSILSHIEQLAKHPAMGRTGRVEGTRELVISGLPYIIPYRVKNNTIEILRVLHAARKWPTKF